Below is a window of Poecilia reticulata strain Guanapo linkage group LG8, Guppy_female_1.0+MT, whole genome shotgun sequence DNA.
NNNNNNNNNNNNNNNNNNNNNNNNNNNNNNNNNNNNNNNNNNNNNNNNNNNNNNNNNNNNNNNNNNNNNNNNNNNNNNNNNNNNNNNNNNNNNNNNNNNNNNNNNNNNNNNNNNNNNNNNNNNNNNNNNNNNNNNNNNNNNNNNNNNNNNNNNNNNNNNNNNNNNNNNNNNNNNNNNNNNNNNNNNNNNNNNNNNNNNNNNNNNNNNNNNNNNNNNNNNNNNNNNNNNNNNNNNNNNNNNNNNNNNNNNNNNNNNNNNNNNNNNNNNNNNNNNNNNNNNNNNNNNNNNNNNNNNNNNNNNNNNNNNNNNNNNNNNNNNNNNNNNNNNNNNNNNNNNNNNNNNNNNNNNNNNNNNNNNNNNNNNNNNNNNNNNNNNNNNNNNNNNNNNNNNNNNNNNNNNNNNNNNNNNNNNNNNNNNNNNNNNNNNNNNNNNNNNNNNNNNNNNNNNNNNNNNNNNNNNNNNNNNNNNNNNNNNNNNNNNNNNNNNNNNNNNNNNNNNNNNNNNNNNNNNNNNNNNNNNNNNNNNNNNNNNNNNNNNNNNNNNNNNNNNNNNNNNNNNNNNNNNNNNNNNNNNNNNNNNNNNNNNNNNNNNNNNNNNNNNNNNNNNNNNNNNNNNNNNNNNNNNNNNNNNNNNNNNNNNNNNNNNNNNNNNNNNNNNNNNNNNNNNNNNNNNNNNNNNNNNNNNNNNNNNNNNNNNNNNNNNNNNNNNNNNNNNNNNNNNNNNNNNNNNNNNNNNNNNNNNNNNNNNNNNNNNNNNNNNNNNNNNNNNNNNNNNNNNNNNNNNNNNNNNNNNNNNNNNNNNNNNNNNNNNNNNNNNNNNNNNNNNNNNNNNNNNNNNNNNNNNNNNNNNNNNNNNNNNNNNNNNNNNNNNNNNNNNNNNNNNNNNNNNNNNNNNNNNNNNNNNNNNNNNNNNNNNNNNNNNNNNNNNNNNNNNNNNNNNNNNNNNNNNNNNNNNNNNNNNNNNNNNNNNNNNNNNNNNNNNNNNNNNNNNNNNNNNNNNNNNNNNNNNNNNNNNNNNNNNNNNNNNNNNNNNNNNNNNNNNNNNNNNNNNNNNNNNNNNNNNNNNNNNNNNNNNNNNNNNNNNNNNNNNNNNNNNNNNNNNNNNNNNNNNNNNNNNNNNNNNNNNNNNNNNNNNNNNNNNNNNNNNNNNNNNNNNNNNNNNNNNNNNNNNNNNNNNNNNNNNNNNNNNNNNNNNNNNNNNNNNNNNNNNNNNNNNNNNNNNNNNNNNNNNNNNNNNNNNNNNNNNNNNNNNNNNNNNNNNNNNNNNNNNNNNNNNNNNNNNNNNNNNNNNNNNNNNNNNNNNNNNNNNNNNNNNNNNNNNNNNNNNNNNNNNNNNNNNNNNNNNNNNNNNNNNNNNNNNNNNNNNNNNNNNNNNNNNNNNNNNNNNNNNNNNNNNNNNNNNNNNNNNNNNNNNNNNNNNNNNNNNNNNNNNNNNNNNNNNNNNNNNNNNNNNNNNNNNNNNNNNNNNNNNNNNNNNNNNNNNNNNNNNNNNNNNNNNNNNNNNNNNNNNNNNNNNNNNNNNNNNNNNNNNNNNNNNNNNNNNNNNNNNNNNNNNNNNNNNNNNNNNNNNNNNNNNNNNNNNNNNNNNNNNNNNNNNNNNNNNNNNNNNNNNNNNNNNNNNNNNNNNNNNNNNNNNNNNNNNNNNNNNNNNNNNNNNNNNNNNNNNNNNNNNNNNNNNNNNNNNNNNNNNNNNNNNNNNNNNNNNNNNNNNNNNNNNNNNNNNNNNNNNNNNNNNNNNNNNNNNNNNNNNNNNNNNNNNNNNNNNNNNNNNNNNNNNNNNNNNNNNNNNNNNNNNNNNNNNNNNNNNNNNNNNNNNNNNNNNNNNNNNNNNNNNNNNNNNNNNNNNNNNNNNNNNNNNNNNNNNNNNNNNNNNNNNNNNNNNNNNNNNNNNNNNNNNNNNNNNNNNNNNNNNNNNNNNNNNNNNNNNNNNNNNNNNNNNNNNNNNNNNNNNNNNNNNNNNNNNNNNNNNNNNNNNNNNNNNNNNNNNNNNNNNNNNNNNNNNNNNNNNNNNNNNNNNNNNNNNNNNNNNNNNNNNNNNNNNNNNNNNNNNNNNNNNNNNNNNNNNNNNNNNNNNNNNNNNNNNNNNNNNNNNNNNNNNNNNNNNNNNNNNNNNNNNNNNNNNNNNNNNNNNNNNNNNNNNNNNNNNNNNNNNNNNNNNNNNNNNNNNNNNNNNNNNNNNNNNNNNNNNNNNNNNNNNNNNNNNNNNNNNNNNNNNNNNNNNNNNNNNNNNNNNNNNNNNNNNNNNNNNNNNNNNNNNNNNNNNNNNNNNNNNNNNNNNNNNNNNNNNNNNNNNNNNNNNNNNNNNNNNNNNNNNNNNNNNNNNNNNNNNNNNNNNNNNNNNNNNNNNNNNNNNNNNNNNNNNNNNNNNNNNNNNNNNNNNNNNNNNNNNNNNNNNNNNNNNNNNNNNNNNNNNNNNNNNNNNNNNNNNNNNNNNNNNNNNNNNNNNNNNNNNNNNNNNNNNNNNNNNNNNNNNNNNNNNNNNNNNNNNNNNNNNNNNNNNNNNNNNNNNNNNNNNNNNNNNNNNNNNNNNNNNNNNNNNNNNNNNNNNNNNNNNNNNNNNNNNNNNNNNNNNNNNNNNNNNNNNNNNNNNNNNNNNNNNNNNNNNNNNNNNNNNNNNNNNNNNNNNNNNNNNNNNNNNNNNNNNNNNNNNNNNNNNNNNNNNNNNNNNNNNNNNNNNNNNNNNNNNNNNNNNNNNNNNNNNNNNNNNNNNNNNNNNNNNNNNNNNNNNNNNNNNNNNNNNNNNNNNNNNNNNNNNNNNNNNNNNNNNNNNNNNNNNNNNNNNNNNNNNNNNNNNNNNNNNNNNNNNNNNNNNNNNNNNNNNNNNNNNNNNNNNNNNNNNNNNNNNNNNNNNNNNNNNNNNNNNNNNNNNNNNNNNNNNNNNNNNNNNNNNNNNNNNNNNNNNNNNNNNNNNNNNNNNNNNNNNNNNNNNNNNNNNNNNNNNGTGTTAATGCGTGCGTTTTGAACGCCAGCTGACCTGCTTGGTGAAGTCCTGGACGATGCTGTGCTCGGACACCTGGGAGCCGATGGCGAAGCGTCTCTTGAGCTGYTTCTCGACGCGGGACAGCATTTCCTGGTCTTCCTGCGAGGTGAATCCCTCCACTCctggttcaacagcgagaaaacatttcaaacaatcgATCCAGGTGAAGAACGGCGGCCGAACGCCACGAACGTCTGGCTGCGCAGGCCTCACCGGAGAGACTGCCGGACAGCGCCGCGTCCAGCGTGGACACCTGGAAGAGCCTCAGGGCCTCGtccacttcttcttctcctgccaCGGCCTGCAGYTTCATCTTAGCCAGAGACTCGGCGATGCGGATGATGGCCTCCAGCTGCCTGTTGGATAAGACAATCGGGAGAATGTTACcaaaagatataaaaaagaaatagaaaaaaaaccccagaatgCGCGACACTAGAAAGGTCACGCACCTGATGGTGATGGGGATGGAGGGCCGCTTGCTCGACTCCCTCTCGTGGTCCCTCGCGCCGCTCCTCATCACCACGTATCGGTTTTTCAGCTTCTCAGCAGCCGCCGCCGACAGCCGAGGGCCGCATTTACTGCCAAACACACGCAGACACCAACGCTTTACGCTCTCCGTGTGGCTGGCGGGGGCGTAACTCACTCAGACAGACGCGGTGAAGGGAGCTCTCACGTTCTGGCGTAGGCGATGTACTTCTTGAACGTGGCCAGAGGAATCTCGCCCTCCACGCCTTCCGTCTGCGTCTGGGCGCTCAGGTGGACGTTCATGACGTGGCGAGCCAGAGTCTGCAGTCGAAGTCAGAGTGAGACTGATGGTGATGGTCAAAAGTTGACATTCACTGTGGCATGAAGGACCATCGTCTAAGTGTCTTCAATGACGCAGTGAAACGGGTCTCTTTTCAGGGTCTAATACCTCAACTGTTGGCAAAAATGGCTGCATCTCCATTAACCGTGGAATCGaataaattgaaattacaaaaatgagtTTGCTTAACAGAATCAAgccaattttgtttttgcaatatgACGaggtgtttatgttttttggccatatcaaaataaatttatgtCGCTAATCTTTTCTTGCATCACACAGGTCTggagccggatgttactactggaggaaatgaagacgacgacaggaagatgatgttttttaatgacttattgcgtgaacaaacttattcacgttaggttttaattgcgtttcttatttaacagaaacaacgCAATTGTAAAATTGTGGGGAAGAGGGTTTTCACATTAATGGGACATCGGACATTTGTAACAGAAAYGCAGCTCAGGACAATCATTYATGGGTTAYGCTGCTCTCTTTTCCTTGattttcaactaaaaaaaattgacagtaYGACTCCGCAAatgcaaaatctgaaaataaatttgcttaatggaaacaagaATTWAAAAAAATTGGAATCGGAAYGTCAGGCTTCTTTAAAGATCGSTGATYGCCTAGAAAACGGCAATCGCTGTGCCGCAAYAGGGAAATGAACCAAATTCCTGAATTTTCACCAAAGTTGTTGAATCATCAACATCAAACCTCACATAAAAAAAAKAAGAAAAAACTGAATAGAAACCTAAAATGACATAGCGTTCCTGGTGCTCACCATGTCCCTCTGCTGGTCGTGCTGGTCCTTGATTATGAAGATCATGTCGAAGCGRGACAAGATGGTCGGCATGAAGTCGATGTTGTCCTCGCCCTTCGTGTCGTCCCAGCGACCGAACACGGAGTTGGCGGCGGCGAGCACCGAGCAGCGCGAGTTCAGGGTGGTGGTGATGCCGGCCTGGGAGGAGCACAGATGCCAGGTTACCACGGCAACCCTCTCAACKGCGGTTTTGTATTTTAACCCGTAGTCTCCGATTAAACACCTTAGCGATGGAGATGGTCTGCTGCTCCATGGCCTCGTGNNNNNNNNNNNNNNNNNNNNNNNNNNNNNNNNNNNNNNNNNNNNNNNNNNNNNNNNNNNNNNNNNNNNNNNNNNNNNNNNNNNNNNNNNNNNNNNNNNNNNNNNNNNNNNNNNNNNNNNNNNNNNNNNNNNNNNNNNNNNNNNNNNNNNNNNNNNNNNNNNNNNNNNNNNNNNNNNNNNNNNNNNNNNNNNNNNNNNNNNNNNNNNNNNNNNNNNNNNNNNNNNNNNNNNNNNNNNNNNNNNNNNNNNNNNNNNNNNNNNNNNNNNNNNNNNNNNNNNNNNNNNNNNNNNNNNNNNNNNNNNNNNNNNNNNNNNNNNNNNNNNNNNNNNNNNNNNNNNNNNNNNNNNNNNNNNNNNNNNNNNNNNNNNNNNNNNNNNNNNNNNNNNNNNNNNNNNNNNNNNNNNNNNNNNNNNNNNNNNNNNNNNNNNNNNNNNNNNNNNNNNNNNNNNNNNNNNNNNNNNNNNNNNNNNNNNNNNNNNNNNNNNNNNNNNNNNNNNNNNNNNNNNNNNNNNNNNNNNNNNNNNNNNNNNNNNNNNNNNNNNNNNNNNNNNNNNNNNNNNNNNNNNNNNNNNNNNNNNNNNNNNNNNNNNNNNNNNNNNNNNNNNNNNNNNNNNNNNNNNNNNNNNNNNNNNNNNNNNNNNNNNNNNNNNNNNNNNNNNNNNNNNNNNNNNNNNNNNNNNNNNNNNNNNNNNNNNNNNNNNNNNNNNNNNNNNNNNNNNNNNNNNNNNNNNNNNNNNNNNNNNNNNNNNNNNNNNNNNNNNNNNNNNNNNNNNNNNNNNNNNNNNNNNNNNNNNNNNNNNNNNNNNNNNNNNNNNNNNNNNNNNNNNNNNNNNNNNNNNNNNNNNNNNNNNNNNNNNNNNNNNNNNNNNNNNNNNNNNNNNNNNNNNNNNNNNNNNNNNNNNNNNNNNNNNNNNNNNNNNNNNNNNNNNNNNNNNNNNNNNNNNNNNNNNNNNNNNNNNNNNNNNNNNNNNNNNNNNNNNNNNNNNNNNNNNNNNNNNNNNNNNNNNNNNNNNNNNNNNNNNNNNNNNNNNNNNNNNNNNNNNNNNNNNNNNNNNNNNNNNNNNNNNNNNNNNNNNNNNNNNNNNNNNNNNNNNNNNNNNNNNNNNNNNNNNNNNNNNNNNNNNNNNNNNNNNNNNNNNNNNNNNNNNNNNNNNNNNNNNNNNNNNNNNNNNNNNNNNNNNNNNNNNNNNNNNNNNNNNNNNNNNNNNNNNNNNNNNNNNNNNNNNNNNNNNNNNNNNNNNNNNNNNNNNNNNNNNNNNNNNNNNNNNNNNNNNNNNNNNNNNNNNNNNNNNNNNNNNNNNNNNNNNNNNNNNNNNNNNNNNNNNNNNNNNNNNNNNNNNNNNNNNNNNNNNNNNNNNNNNNNNNNNNNNNNNNNNNNNNNNNNNNNNNNNNNNNNNNNNNNNNNNNNNNNNNNNNNNNNNNNNNNNNNNNNNNNNNNNNNNNNNNNNNNNNNNNNNNNNNNNNNNNNNNNNNNNNNNNNNNNNNNNNNNNNNNNNNNNNNNNNNNNNNNNNNNNNNNNNNNNNNNNNNNNNNNNNNNNNNNNNNNNNNNNNNNNNNNNNNNNNNNNNNNNNNNNNNNNNNNNNNNNNNNNNNNNNNNNNNNNNNNNNNNNNNNNNNNNNNNNNNNNNNNNNNNNNNNNNNNNNNNNNNNNNNNNNNNNNNNNNNNNNNNNNNNNNNNNNNNNNNNNNNNNNNNNNNNNNNNNNNNNNNNNNNNNNNNNNNNNNNNNNNNNNNNNNNNNNNNNNNNNNNNNNNNNNNNNNNNNNNNNNNNNNNNNNNNNNNNNNNNNNNNNNNNNNNNNNNNNNNNNNNNNNNNNNNNNNNNNNNNNNNNNNNNNNNNNNNNNNNNNNNNNNNNNNNNNNNNNNNNNNNNNNNNNNNNNNNNNNNNNNNNNNNNNNNNNNNNNNNNNNNNNNNNNNNNNNNNNNNNNNNNNNNNNNNNNNNNNNNNNNNNNNNNNNNNNNNNNNNNNNNNNNNNNNNNNNNNNNNNNNNNNNNNNNNNNNNNNNNNNNNNNNNNNNNNNNNNNNNNNNNNNNNNNNNNNNNNNNNNNNNNNNNNNNNNNNNNNNNNNNNNNNNNNNNNNNNNNNNNNNNNNNNNNNNNNNNNNNNNNNNNNNNNNNNNNNNNNNNNNNNNNNNNNNNNNNNNNNNNNNNNNNNNNNNNNNNNNNNNNNNNNNNNNNNNNNNNNNNNNNNNNNNNNNNNNNNNNNNNNNNNNNNNNNNNNNNNNNNNNNNNNNNNNNNNNNNNNNNNNNNNNNNNNNNNNNNNNNNNNNNNNNNNNNNNNNNNNNNNNNNNNNNNNNNNNNNNNNNNNNNNNNNNNNNNNNNNNNNNNNNNNNNNNNNNNNNNNNNNNNNNNNNNNNNNNNNNNNNNNNNNNNNNNNNNNNNNNNNNNNNNNNNNNNNNNNNNNNNNNNNNNNNNNNNNNNNNNNNNNNNNNNNNNNNNNNNNNNNNNNNNNNNNNNNNNNNNNNNNNNNNNNNNNNNNNNNNNNNNNNNNNNNNNNNNNNNNNNNNNNNNNNNNNNNNNNNNNNNNNNNNNNNNNNNNNNNNNNNNNNNNNNNNNNNNNNNNNNNNNNNNNNNNNNNNNNNNNNNNNNNNNNNNNNNNNNNNNNNNNNNNNNNNNNNNNNNNNNNNNNNNNNNNNNNNNNNNNNNNNNNNNNNNNNNNNNNNNNNNNNNNNNNNNNNNNNNNNNNNNNNNNNNNNNNNNNNNNNNNNNNNNNNNNNNNNNNNNNNNNNNNNNNNNNNNNNNNNNNNNNNNNNNNNNNNNNNNNNNNNNNNNNNNNNNNNNNNNNNNNNNNNNNNNNNNNNNNNNNNNNNNNNNNNNNNNNNNNNNNNNNNNNNNNNNNNNNNNNNNNNNNNNNNNNNNNNNNNNNNNNNNNNNNNNNNNNNNNNNNNNNNNNNNNNNNNNNNNNNNNNNNNNNNNNNNNNNNNNNNNNNNNNNNNNNNNNNNNNNNNNNNNNNNNNNNNNNNNNNNNNNNNNNNNNNNNNNNNNNNNNNNNNNNNNNNNNNNNNNNNNNNNNNNNNNNNNNNNNNNNNNNNNNNNNNNNNNNNNNNNNNNNNNNNNNNNNNNNNNNNNNNNNNNNNNNNNNNNNNNNNNNNNNNNNNNNNNNNNNNNNNNNNNNNNNNNNNNNNNNNNNNNNNNNNNNNNNNNNNNNNNNNNNNNNNNNNNNNNNNNNNNNNNNNNNNNNNNNNNNNNNNNNNNNNNNNNNNNNNNNNNNNNNNNNNNNNNNNNNNNNNNAACTCACCTGTTGCACTTGCGTGGCAGAGCGTAGCCCTGCAGGCCCGGTGGCAGCGGGATGTTGGGCAGGACGCCGCGGCAACCGCGACACTGCAGGCACACCTTGGTGGCCTTYGCCTTGACGGCCGTGGCCGAGATGACRATGCCGTGCACCTTCACCAGGCGGGACACCTGCTCCGACTGACACGGGAGGATCTCATGATTAAAGGGGYGTTTTACAGGCATTTTTCGTACGAGCTAACTGAGCTGATGCGATTTCGCTAAGAAGAATGTTGTTAGTTTCAATAAACGGTGTCTCTATAAAGYYTTAAGGGGacagtattttgtgttttccatcgTATCAGTTTCCAGCACAATTGAGTAACTGTGTKACATTCAGTAGTTAGAAAAACGCTgtaaatgtcaaatatgacttaaaagaaaattgaatttgtaatttaatgccttgaaattgggcctctgtctctttaagaagctcctgctctttctaaatCTCCACcatcaggaagtcatcacaacatggctcctctctCAACCCTTTAACagcgtttttaccagcgtttcactaagaagtagctcctataatgagctcggcagaagtgtttgctaattgctactggctagtctgaaggagcagggTGGAGACGTTACAGGGGACGGAGGCTCTGAGACAGAAGCTTGGAAACGGCAACTCTCTGAGGAAGAGCCTTTTTGAAGGCGGGGCTTAGTCCTtgcaggcgttttgcacagctgaatggttgccatggagattaaaggatttctcaaacacgcatgaaagaatcaaagcaacactacaggtatgtttttggtgggggaataacattttaacatgatgtaaagctcaaaaaagtagattttacatgatactgaCCCTTTAAAGTcacctttaaacatttttatttttaaaaaaaaaatcaagttaaatGATCTTTGATAAAAACCTTAAGGCTGCGAATGGAAGCGTGATGGGCGTCGCTCTTCAGCATGACCTGGATGTCCTGCACCGTCTCCTCGCCAACGGGCCGGGGACGGGTCACCTCGTCTGCTACCTCCTTGGCAGCTTCCTCCAGCTGcaatttaaagaagaagaaaaaattKAATCAATGTGAAGAGAAAGAAATtgctgtgatgtaaaaaaaataaaaataaataaagataaggAAGGTGAACGGACCAGGGGCAGGTTCTCGGTGGGCAGCTTGTAAAGGCAGTCGGACAAATCTTCGTCGAAGCTGGCGAGGTCCTCCATC
It encodes the following:
- the mcm5 gene encoding DNA replication licensing factor MCM5, with the protein product MSGFDDPGVYYSDNFGGGEAPGGDEGGQKRVQIKKRFREFLRQFRVGTDRTGFTYKYRDELKRHYTLGEFWVEVEMEDLASFDEDLSDCLYKLPTENLPLLEEAAKEVADEVTRPRPVGEETVQDIQVMLKSDAHHASIRSLKSEQVSRLVKVHGIVISATAVKAKATKVCLQCRGCRGVLPNIPLPPGLQGYALPRKCNSEAMEQQTISIAKAGITTTLNSRCSVLAAANSVFGRWDDTKGEDNIDFMPTILSRFDMIFIIKDQHDQQRDMTLARHVMNVHLSAQTQTEGVEGEIPLATFKKYIAYARTKCGPRLSAAAAEKLKNRYVVMRSGARDHERESSKRPSIPITIRQLEAIIRIAESLAKMKLQAVAGEEEVDEALRLFQVSTLDAALSGSLSGVEGFTSQEDQEMLSRVEKQLKRRFAIGSQVSEHSIVQDFTKQVSWRSKRTH